A region from the Verrucomicrobiia bacterium genome encodes:
- a CDS encoding four helix bundle protein encodes MKPHFDHERLDAYKKALAFARWSEGILDHVPKSAAVHSQLDRARTSIILNIAEGNGRSTPGDRCRFFDISRGSGLECAACLNLFLIKGELSEAEVDEGKALLRDIVCLLVGLIRSNSPDRMHENHAEYRLQSDRPANNIAG; translated from the coding sequence GTGAAACCCCACTTCGACCACGAAAGACTCGATGCCTACAAGAAAGCCCTGGCATTTGCGCGATGGAGCGAGGGAATCCTTGATCACGTTCCCAAGTCCGCCGCGGTTCACAGCCAGCTCGACCGGGCACGAACCTCGATCATTCTCAACATTGCGGAAGGCAACGGTCGCTCCACGCCGGGAGATCGATGCCGCTTCTTTGACATATCCCGTGGCTCGGGCCTGGAGTGTGCCGCTTGCCTCAATCTGTTCTTGATCAAGGGGGAGCTTTCGGAGGCTGAGGTGGACGAGGGAAAAGCCCTGCTGCGGGATATTGTCTGCCTCCTCGTCGGCCTGATTCGGAGCAATTCCCCGGACCGAATGCATGAGAACCATGCTGAGTATCGCCTGCAAAGTGACCGACCGGCAAACAACATCGCAGGCTGA
- a CDS encoding Eco57I restriction-modification methylase domain-containing protein — protein sequence MKFAATVGGRERQGELGQFLTAPCVAELMASMFGPMPESVRLIDAGAGAGGLTLAFVLRCCEGRDHVRSIDATLYELDFEILPDLAATMSECERRCDQAGIRFSFTICPTDFVQEMATCLAGDLFGAPPPIFDIAIANPPYRKIRAASRERAALRSVGVETSNLYTGFVALLLRLLAPGGQIVAITPRSFCNGPYFRAFREDLLGNLELHRLHVFDSRQAAFRDEAVLQENVIFHGIKQRQMAPRLIVSTSSGEPRAAVSETQASFSEIVHPEDPEKFIHIPSSSAHANAKSVMGLLRGSLASLGISVSTGRVVDFRLKEALRKDPEPGTVPLLYPCHFNGGVVHWPRPDARKPNAIVDNAHTRPWLVPSGMYLLTKRFTSKEERRRLVACVLDPALVHAEWIGFENHLNYFHAGGHGLERELALGLFAFLNSTVVDQYFRRFSGHTQVNATDLRTLSYPDRDTLGAMGAEIGRLDLSQAEIDEIVGRHVHACQ from the coding sequence ATGAAGTTCGCGGCAACCGTAGGCGGTCGGGAACGGCAAGGGGAACTTGGACAGTTCCTGACGGCGCCGTGTGTGGCGGAATTGATGGCGTCGATGTTCGGTCCGATGCCAGAGTCGGTCCGGCTTATTGACGCCGGGGCAGGCGCGGGAGGGCTTACCTTGGCCTTCGTCTTGCGGTGCTGCGAGGGGCGGGACCATGTCCGCTCAATTGACGCAACCCTCTACGAACTGGACTTTGAGATCCTCCCCGACTTGGCGGCTACAATGAGCGAGTGCGAGCGACGCTGCGACCAGGCCGGCATACGCTTCTCCTTCACCATTTGCCCAACGGATTTCGTTCAGGAGATGGCGACCTGTCTCGCGGGCGATTTGTTCGGAGCACCTCCACCGATTTTCGATATTGCCATTGCCAATCCTCCGTATCGGAAGATCCGTGCAGCATCCCGCGAGAGAGCTGCGCTGCGATCAGTCGGAGTGGAGACCAGCAATCTCTACACCGGATTTGTGGCCCTGTTGTTGCGTTTGCTCGCGCCGGGCGGACAAATCGTCGCGATCACTCCCAGGAGCTTCTGCAATGGTCCGTATTTTCGCGCCTTCCGAGAGGACTTGCTCGGCAACTTGGAGCTGCACCGCCTCCACGTTTTCGACTCCCGGCAAGCTGCCTTCCGGGATGAAGCCGTGTTGCAGGAGAACGTAATCTTTCACGGCATCAAGCAGCGGCAGATGGCGCCGCGCCTCATCGTGTCCACGAGCAGCGGGGAACCGCGTGCCGCGGTATCTGAGACCCAGGCTTCCTTCTCCGAGATCGTTCATCCTGAAGATCCCGAGAAGTTCATTCATATCCCCTCCAGTTCTGCCCACGCGAATGCCAAGTCCGTCATGGGTCTCCTTCGCGGGAGCCTGGCGTCGCTCGGGATTTCGGTTTCCACGGGTCGTGTCGTGGATTTTCGGCTCAAGGAAGCACTGCGGAAAGATCCCGAACCTGGAACGGTTCCGCTGCTGTATCCATGCCACTTCAATGGTGGCGTTGTTCACTGGCCAAGGCCCGACGCCCGGAAGCCAAACGCAATCGTCGACAACGCCCATACGCGCCCGTGGCTTGTGCCATCAGGAATGTACCTGCTGACGAAGCGATTCACGTCCAAGGAGGAGCGCCGACGACTGGTTGCTTGCGTATTGGATCCGGCCCTCGTACACGCAGAGTGGATCGGATTCGAAAACCACTTGAACTACTTCCATGCAGGAGGACACGGCCTGGAACGGGAACTTGCGTTGGGTCTCTTTGCGTTTCTCAATTCGACGGTAGTCGATCAGTATTTCCGGCGTTTCAGCGGGCACACGCAGGTCAATGCTACTGATCTGCGCACACTGTCCTATCCTGACCGGGATACTCTGGGAGCGATGGGCGCGGAAATAGGCAGGCTCGACCTGAGTCAGGCCGAGATCGATGAAATCGTAGGACGGCACGTCCATGCCTGCCAGTAA
- the pnp gene encoding polyribonucleotide nucleotidyltransferase translates to MAEQVVAQVGDQSIIIETGTMAKQADGAVTVRLGETIVIVAAVAATKARPGQEFFPLTVDYREKAAAAGRFPGGYFKREGRPSEKEILTCRIIDRPLRPLFPKGWFNEVQVQAILLSADGQNDADVLAANGASAALLISDIPWAGPIGAVRVGRVGGAFVANPTHDQLADSDLDLFYVGNEREVVMFEGSAKEIPEADFVAALQFGQESIQPIIAAQKELAARVGRPKRAITVNTVPDDIMARARALADMSRVVPALLTPGKLAREAACKAIETEVATQLAAEFGAEKVTDSVVREIFYSLQKQAIRALILDQGQRLDGRGFDDLRPISGEVGMLPRAHGSALFTRGETQALALTTLGTTDDVQEFDAYTGGVTEKKFILHYNFPNFSVGETGRIMGPGRREIGHGALAERSVLPSVPAEDYPYTIRVTSEVLESNGSSSMATVCAATMALMDAGVPIQRPVAGISIGICAEHNDAGALARYRLLTDIIGWEDAFCDMDCKIAGSGQGITGFQLDLKLKGLPLDVLSEAVERARVSRLQILDAMRAVLPASREEMSKYAPRILRLKINPEKIGAVIGPGGKNIKALVERSGCEINIEDDGTVMIFSIDEEGMRIAREGVESVAAEIEVGKIYRGKVVSIKEFGAFVEVLPGQDGLVHISELADFRVKATEDVVKLGDVIWVKCIGVDEKGRVRLSRKAAMAERAKELEAQAG, encoded by the coding sequence ATGGCAGAGCAAGTTGTCGCCCAAGTGGGCGACCAATCCATCATCATCGAGACCGGGACTATGGCGAAGCAGGCGGACGGTGCGGTCACCGTTCGACTTGGCGAAACCATTGTGATCGTGGCGGCCGTGGCGGCCACCAAGGCGCGCCCCGGGCAGGAGTTCTTCCCACTCACCGTTGACTACCGCGAAAAGGCGGCGGCGGCGGGGCGCTTCCCAGGGGGCTATTTCAAGCGCGAAGGGAGGCCCTCCGAGAAGGAGATCCTGACGTGCCGCATCATCGACCGGCCGTTGCGTCCGTTGTTCCCCAAGGGGTGGTTCAATGAGGTGCAGGTTCAAGCCATCCTGCTCAGCGCGGACGGCCAGAACGATGCGGATGTGCTGGCGGCAAACGGGGCGTCGGCGGCCCTCCTGATCAGCGACATCCCGTGGGCCGGCCCGATTGGCGCGGTGCGGGTCGGACGCGTCGGTGGAGCCTTCGTGGCCAATCCCACGCACGACCAGCTGGCCGACAGCGATCTCGACCTGTTCTACGTGGGGAACGAACGGGAGGTGGTGATGTTCGAGGGGTCCGCCAAGGAAATTCCCGAGGCCGATTTCGTGGCGGCACTGCAGTTCGGCCAGGAATCCATCCAGCCCATCATCGCCGCGCAGAAGGAGCTGGCGGCGCGGGTCGGACGTCCGAAGCGGGCCATCACCGTCAATACGGTGCCGGACGACATCATGGCCCGTGCGCGGGCGTTGGCCGACATGAGCCGGGTGGTGCCGGCGCTGCTGACGCCCGGCAAGCTGGCGCGGGAAGCGGCTTGCAAGGCAATCGAAACCGAGGTCGCGACCCAATTGGCGGCGGAGTTCGGCGCGGAGAAGGTCACCGACTCGGTGGTGCGCGAAATCTTCTACTCGCTGCAGAAGCAGGCGATCAGGGCGTTGATTCTCGATCAGGGACAGCGGCTTGACGGGCGTGGCTTCGACGATCTGCGCCCGATCAGCGGCGAGGTGGGGATGCTGCCGCGAGCCCACGGGTCGGCCCTGTTCACGCGGGGCGAGACCCAGGCCCTGGCCCTGACGACCCTCGGAACCACGGACGACGTGCAGGAGTTCGATGCCTACACGGGCGGCGTGACGGAGAAGAAGTTCATCCTGCACTACAACTTCCCCAACTTCTCGGTCGGCGAGACCGGCCGGATCATGGGGCCGGGCCGTCGCGAAATCGGGCATGGGGCGCTGGCGGAGCGGAGCGTTCTGCCAAGCGTGCCGGCGGAGGACTACCCGTACACCATCCGTGTCACCAGCGAGGTCCTGGAATCGAATGGATCGTCGTCGATGGCAACGGTGTGCGCCGCCACGATGGCCCTGATGGACGCCGGGGTGCCGATTCAGCGGCCGGTGGCGGGCATCAGCATCGGGATCTGTGCCGAGCACAACGACGCGGGCGCGCTGGCCCGATACCGGCTTCTGACCGACATCATCGGGTGGGAGGACGCATTCTGCGACATGGATTGCAAGATCGCGGGGAGCGGGCAGGGCATCACAGGGTTCCAGCTCGATCTCAAGTTGAAGGGGCTGCCGCTGGACGTGTTGTCCGAAGCGGTCGAACGGGCGCGGGTGTCGCGTCTGCAGATCCTCGATGCCATGCGGGCGGTGCTGCCGGCGTCGCGCGAGGAAATGAGCAAGTACGCGCCGCGGATCCTCCGATTGAAGATCAACCCGGAGAAGATCGGCGCGGTGATCGGGCCCGGAGGCAAGAACATCAAGGCGCTGGTGGAACGTTCCGGCTGCGAGATCAACATCGAGGATGACGGGACGGTGATGATCTTCTCGATCGACGAGGAGGGGATGCGGATCGCCCGCGAGGGAGTCGAGTCCGTGGCGGCCGAGATCGAGGTGGGCAAGATCTACCGGGGCAAGGTGGTCTCGATCAAAGAGTTCGGGGCGTTTGTCGAGGTGCTGCCCGGTCAGGATGGCCTGGTGCACATCAGCGAGCTGGCCGATTTCCGGGTCAAGGCGACCGAGGATGTGGTCAAGCTCGGCGATGTCATCTGGGTCAAGTGCATCGGGGTGGACGAGAAGGGCCGGGTGCGACTCAGCCGCAAGGCGGCGATGGCGGAACGGGCCAAGGAACTCGAAGCGCAGGCGGGCTGA
- the rpsO gene encoding 30S ribosomal protein S15, translating into MEAVSKAQSIKEYARHEKDTGSPDVQVALLTRRINHLTEHLKANAKDHSSRRGLLMMVGKRRRLLDYLGSVDNERYAALAMRLGLRR; encoded by the coding sequence ATGGAAGCCGTTTCGAAGGCGCAGAGCATCAAGGAGTACGCCCGGCACGAGAAGGACACCGGTTCGCCGGACGTGCAGGTGGCGTTGTTGACCCGACGCATCAACCACTTGACAGAGCATTTGAAGGCGAATGCGAAGGATCACAGTTCGCGACGCGGATTGCTGATGATGGTGGGGAAGAGGCGGCGGTTGCTGGATTACCTGGGTTCGGTGGACAACGAGCGCTACGCGGCATTGGCGATGCGGCTCGGTCTGCGGCGGTAG
- a CDS encoding sigma-70 family RNA polymerase sigma factor, whose amino-acid sequence MTGDNADLAALRERARTGDNEAARLLVEALYPRVLRIVRGHLPARTAEEDLVQDIFLRVFNRLDRYRERDGVPFEHWVSRLAVRVCLDRLRSERRRPELRWSDLSEDQQRWFDHLAGDDTAPDADDPNSVRELLERLLAQLPAEDRLVLTWLDLEGRSVKEIARLAGWTGVRVKVRAFRARAKLRRLVGHYRKEHPHERF is encoded by the coding sequence CAACGCGGACCTGGCGGCACTTCGGGAAAGGGCGAGGACGGGGGACAACGAGGCGGCCCGGCTCCTGGTGGAGGCATTGTATCCCCGGGTGCTCCGGATTGTGCGCGGCCATCTGCCCGCGCGCACCGCCGAGGAAGACCTGGTGCAGGACATCTTCCTGCGGGTATTCAACCGCCTGGACCGGTACCGCGAGCGCGATGGCGTTCCGTTCGAGCACTGGGTGTCGCGACTGGCCGTGCGCGTCTGTCTCGACCGCCTCCGGTCCGAACGACGCCGCCCCGAACTCCGGTGGAGCGATCTTTCGGAGGACCAGCAACGATGGTTCGATCATCTGGCCGGCGACGACACCGCCCCGGACGCGGACGATCCGAACTCGGTGCGCGAGCTGCTGGAGCGGCTGCTGGCCCAACTCCCGGCCGAGGATCGTCTGGTCCTCACCTGGCTGGACCTGGAAGGAAGATCCGTGAAGGAAATCGCCCGGCTTGCCGGTTGGACCGGGGTCCGGGTCAAGGTTCGGGCCTTCCGTGCCCGCGCCAAACTGCGACGTCTGGTCGGGCATTACAGAAAGGAACATCCCCATGAACGATTTTGA